ACGGCGAAATCGAGCCGGTAAACGGGCCGCTGGCCGACTGGCAGCCGATGATCAGCCGCATTGAGCAGGTGCCGGGCATTGCCGCCGCGGCGCCGTATGTTAATTTCACCGGGCTGGTGGAGAGCGCGGCGAAGCTGCAGGCGATTCAGGTCAAAGGCGTTGATCCGCAGCAGGAGAGTCGGCTGAGCGCGCTGCCGTCGTTTGTGCAGAACAACGCCTGGTCGCAGTTCAGCGCTGATAAACAGCAAATTATTATCGGCAGCGGCCTGGCGAAATCGCTGAACCTGAAGCAGGGCAGCTGGTTAACGCTGCTGATTCCCAATCATGACGGACAGAACAAGCTGCTGCAGCCCAAGCGCATTCGCCTGCAGGTCAGTGGCATTTTGCAGCTCAGCGGCATGCTCGATCACAGCCTGGCGCTGGTACCGCTGGCCGACGCGCAGAAGTACCTTGATATGGGCGAAAATGTTTCCGGCGTGGCGCTGAAAATGAACGATCCGTTTAACGCCAATCAGCTGGTGCGTGACGCCGGTAAAGTCACCAACGCCTATGTCTATATTCGTAACTGGACCAGCACCTACGGCTACATGTACCGCGATATTCAGATGATTCGCGCCATCATGTATCTGGCGATGGTACTGGTGATCGGCGTTGCCTGTTTCAACATCGTCTCCACGCTGGTGATGGCGGTAAAAGACAAAAGCAGTGATATCGCCGTGCTGCGTACGCTGGGAGCGAAAGATGGCCTGATTCGTGCCATCTTCATCTGGTATGGTCTGCTGGCTGGTCTGCTGGGCAGCGTATGCGGCGTGGTCGCTGGCGTGCTGGCGGCGCTGAACCTGACGCGCCTGATTGGCGGGCTGGAAGCGCTGCTGGGTCACGCTTTCCTCTCCGGCGACATCTACTTTATCGATTTTCTGCCGTCGGAGCTGCACTGGCTGGATGTGGTGTCGGTGCTGATCACCGCCATTCTGTTAAGCCTGCTGGCGAGCTGGTATCCGGCACGCCGGGCCAGCCGTATCGATCCGGCGCGGGTGCTGAGCGGGCACTGAGTCGCCCAGCCAGAATCAGCAGGCTCTCAATGCGTCTGCTAGCAGTAGCCGGTATGATGTGAACGATCGTGGTTAATCTCGCCGCCGGGCACGCAGAGTCCCGGCTGTTTTGCGAATCTAAGGAGCGTTTATGCGTACACCCCGTCGCCGCGTGCGACTCGCCCGCTATAAGAAGAACCGCCGCAAGGTGCATCAGCGGTTCCGTCAGCGTATCTTTGAACGCGACCGTACGGCAGAACTGGCAGCGCATCCGCAACCTAAAGTGGTGATCCTTACCGGCGCCGGTATCTCGGCCGAATCGGGAATCCGTACTTTCCGTGCCGCCGACGGCCTGTGGGAAGATCATCGCGTAGAGGACGTGGCCACGCCGGAAGGGTTCGCCCGCGATCCGCAACGGGTACAGGCATTTTACAACGCGCGCCGCCAGCAGCTGCAGCAGCCGGACATTCAGCCTAATGCCGCACATCTGGCGCTGGCCGAGCTGGAATCGGTGCTGGGCGACAATTTTCTGCTGGTGACGCAAAATATCGATAATCTGCACGAGCGGGCCGGTAGCCAGCGCGTGCTGCACATGCATGGCGAACTGCTGAAGGTGCGCTGCGCCAGCAGTGGTCAGGTGCTGGAGTGGAATGGCGATGTCAGCGAAGACGATCGCTGTCACTGCTGTCAGTTTCCATCGGTACTGCGCCCGCACGTGGTGTGGTTTGGTGAAATGCCGCTGGGCATGGATCAGATTTATCAGGCGCTGGAGCAGGCGGATGTGTTTATCGCCATCGGCACCTCCGGCCACGTCTATCCGGCTGCGGGATTTGTGCATGAAGCTAAACTGCGCGGTGCGCTGACCGTAGAGCTCAACCTTGAGCCGAGTCAGGTAGGCAGCGAGTTTGAAGAGAAAAAATATGGCCTGGCCAGTGAAGTGGTGCCGGCCTATGTGAAAGCGATGCTGCAGGCGCTGCGGCCTGAGCCTGCCACCAGCGAATAACCTAACGGCCACGGGCGAGCTGCCCGTGGCCGCTTTACCGCTTATCGTCCCGCTTTCAACTTCTGAAACAGCGTCTCATAGAGCACGCTGGCTTCACCGACATCGTTTTGCCATTCACCTTTCTGAATCACCGCCTCTGGCGGATAGAGCGACGGATCGTTCGCCACCTCGGCAGGCAGCAGCTTTTTCGCCGCCAGGTTCGGCGTGGGGTAGCCGATGGTTTCCGCCACTTTCGCTGCTACATCGGGACGCAACAGGAAGTTTATTAGCTTCAGTGCGCCCGCCTTGTTCTTCGCGTTAGCCGGGATCGCCAGACTGTCCATCCAGAAAATGCCGCCTTCTTCCGGCCAGACAATCTGCAATGGCGTGCCCGCCTGGCGCGCTACATACGCGGAACCGTTCCACACCATGCCCAAATTCACTTCGCCTTCCATGTACGGATTACCCGGATTGTCGGAGTTGAAGGTCAGCACGTTGGGCATCAGCTTGCGCAGCTCGTTATACGCTGCCTCAATCTCTTTGGGATCGGTGCTGTTGCCGGAAAGCCCCAGTTTACGCAGCGCCACCTGAAACACCTCGCGCGCGTCATCGGTCATCAACAGGCTCTGTTTGTATTCCGGCTTCCACAGATCCGCCCAGCGCGTAACGCTTTTTGGATCGATGGCATCGCTGTTAACGCCAATCGCGGTCGCGCCCCAGATGTAAGGAATAGAGTAGTCATTGTTGGGATCGAACGGCTTGTTAAGCAGGTTAGGATCGAGGTTATGAAAGTTGCTCAGCGCACTTTTGTCGATCTTCTGAATCATCCCCTCGTTGCGCATTTTCGCCACAAAGTAGGTCGATGGCACAATCAGATCGTACGCGCCATCTTTCCAGGTTTTCAGCTTGGCATACAGCGTTTCATTCG
The sequence above is drawn from the Duffyella gerundensis genome and encodes:
- the lolE gene encoding lipoprotein-releasing ABC transporter permease subunit LolE, with the translated sequence MTPSLSLLLGLRFSRGRRRGGMVSLISVISTVGIALGVAVLIVGLSAMNGFERELNNRILAVVPHGEIEPVNGPLADWQPMISRIEQVPGIAAAAPYVNFTGLVESAAKLQAIQVKGVDPQQESRLSALPSFVQNNAWSQFSADKQQIIIGSGLAKSLNLKQGSWLTLLIPNHDGQNKLLQPKRIRLQVSGILQLSGMLDHSLALVPLADAQKYLDMGENVSGVALKMNDPFNANQLVRDAGKVTNAYVYIRNWTSTYGYMYRDIQMIRAIMYLAMVLVIGVACFNIVSTLVMAVKDKSSDIAVLRTLGAKDGLIRAIFIWYGLLAGLLGSVCGVVAGVLAALNLTRLIGGLEALLGHAFLSGDIYFIDFLPSELHWLDVVSVLITAILLSLLASWYPARRASRIDPARVLSGH
- the potD gene encoding spermidine/putrescine ABC transporter substrate-binding protein PotD — encoded protein: MKTWRYWLTAGALAAGLSTAQASDDSKTLYFYNWTEYVPPGLLEQFTKETGIKVIYSTYESNETLYAKLKTWKDGAYDLIVPSTYFVAKMRNEGMIQKIDKSALSNFHNLDPNLLNKPFDPNNDYSIPYIWGATAIGVNSDAIDPKSVTRWADLWKPEYKQSLLMTDDAREVFQVALRKLGLSGNSTDPKEIEAAYNELRKLMPNVLTFNSDNPGNPYMEGEVNLGMVWNGSAYVARQAGTPLQIVWPEEGGIFWMDSLAIPANAKNKAGALKLINFLLRPDVAAKVAETIGYPTPNLAAKKLLPAEVANDPSLYPPEAVIQKGEWQNDVGEASVLYETLFQKLKAGR
- the cobB gene encoding Sir2 family NAD+-dependent deacetylase, whose amino-acid sequence is MRTPRRRVRLARYKKNRRKVHQRFRQRIFERDRTAELAAHPQPKVVILTGAGISAESGIRTFRAADGLWEDHRVEDVATPEGFARDPQRVQAFYNARRQQLQQPDIQPNAAHLALAELESVLGDNFLLVTQNIDNLHERAGSQRVLHMHGELLKVRCASSGQVLEWNGDVSEDDRCHCCQFPSVLRPHVVWFGEMPLGMDQIYQALEQADVFIAIGTSGHVYPAAGFVHEAKLRGALTVELNLEPSQVGSEFEEKKYGLASEVVPAYVKAMLQALRPEPATSE